In a genomic window of Pelodiscus sinensis isolate JC-2024 chromosome 32, ASM4963464v1, whole genome shotgun sequence:
- the LOC142823259 gene encoding fibrinogen-like protein 1-like protein, whose translation MGFQPNSLLRLLMLSVLTLLCTAPMQGTGALKDKKGFPRDCSCIPLDSPSGIYVIQPAGSPPQVVWCDMDTEGKGWTVVQRNSHNTEITWLESWSTYKYGFGNVQNDYWMGNEYLFLLTHQNTYKVRFVVVDKSNTTRSAEYDIFRVEDEASGYPLRLGRYLGDADDYLTTYHTGKGGIHDNMKFSTHDRDQDQASGNCASSYGGWWYDKCQNVLLNAKGYIYWAGFCSSGECKASFILVKPTDVC comes from the exons ATGG GGTTCCAGCCCAACTCACTCCTGCGTCTCTTGATGCTGTCGGTGCTGACACTGCTTTGCACAGCCCCCATGCAGGGCACTGGGGCCCTAAAAGACAAGAAAG GGTTCCCCAGGGACTGCAGCTGCATCCCCCTAGACAGCCCTAGCGGGATCTATGTCATCCAGCCAGCAGGCTCTCCCCCGCAGGTGGTGTGGTGCGACATGGACACCGAAGGCAAAGGCTGGACCGTGGTGCAGAGAAATTCTCATAATACAGAGATCACCTGGCTGGAGTCCTGGAGCACCTACAAGTACGGCTTCGGGAATGTGCAGAACGATTACTGGATGGGCAACGAGTACCTGTTCCTGCTCACCCATCAGAACACCTACAAGGTCCGCTTTGTCGTGGTGGACAAATCCAACACCACCCGCTCTGCGGAGTACGACATCTTCCGCGTGGAGGATGAGGCCAGCGGGTACCCGCTGCGGCTGGGCAGATACCTGGGGGATGCCGACGACTATCTCACCACCTATCACACCGGCAAGGGGGGCATACACGACAACATGAAGTTTAGCACGCACGATCGTGACCAGGACCAAGCCAGCGGGAACTGCGCAAGTAGCTATGGAGGCTGGTGGTACGACAAGTGCCAGAACGTGCTGCTGAATGCGAAAGGCTACATCTACTGGGCCGGGTTCTGCAGCAGTGGGGAGTGCAAGGCCTCCTTCATCCTGGTGAAGCCAACAGACGTGTGCTAA
- the LOC112543688 gene encoding fibrinogen-like protein 1-like protein isoform X2, with the protein MAAWIPRLLLLASLLALPAPGLALEIHNGNIFKGPTHRLRNHPRALMAGRLAMGAKEPSHHPALPVPAPAHEGEGNPRQRRDSDLQLPEGYAFPRDCSEITWNRVSGVFIIQPAGLHQIVVSCDLNSTSEGWTVLQRNRHNTQLTWSESWSTYKYGFGDVHSDYWLGMEYIYQITKQKVYQVRFIIHDSSGTMKYADYNLFSLEDESKGYRLRLGSYSGTAGDAMTSNSASSVHDNMKFTTKDLDQDTYSGNCASSYGGGWWYSACYSARLNVKGSITWGSLCSGNCQASAILIKPASYC; encoded by the exons ATGG CTGCCTGGATCCCTCGTCTCCTGCTCCTCGCCAGCCTCttggccctgccagccccggggCTGGCCCTGGAAATACACAACGGGAACATCTTCAAGGGACCCACCCACAGACTCAGGAACCACCCAAGGGCCCTGATGGCAG GGAGACTGGCAATGGGCGCTAAGGAGCCCTCCCATCACCCAGCTCTCCCCGTTCCTGCCCCTGCACACGAGGGCGAAGGAAACCCACGGCAGCGCAGAGACAGTGACCTGCAGCTACCGGAAGGCTACG CCTTTCCCAGGGACTGCAGCGAGATTACCTGGAACAGGGTCAGTGGTGTCTTCATTATCCAGCCCGCCGGACTCCACCAGATCGTTGTTTCCTGTGACTTGAACAGCACCAGTGAAGGCTGGACAGTCCTCCAGAGAAACCGGCACAACACACAGCTCACCTGGTCCGAATCGTGGAGCACCTACAAATATGGCTTTGGCGACGTGCACAGTGACTACTGGCTGGGGATGGAGTACATCTATCAGATCACCAAGCAGAAAGTCTACCAGGTCAGGTTCATCATCCACGATTCCTCTGGCACCATGAAATACGCAGACTACAACCTCTTCAGTCTGGAAGATGAGTCCAAAGGCTACCGGCTGCGTCTGGGCTCCTACTCGGGGACTGCAGGGGACGCCATGACTTCAAACAGTGCTAGTTCTGTGCATGACAACATGAAGTTCACCACGAAGGACCTGGATCAGGACACTTACAGCGGGAACTGTGCGTCTAGCTATGGCGGGGGTTGGTGGTACTCGGCGTGTTATTCTGCTCGACTGAATGTCAAAGGGAGCATCACTTGGGGCAGTTTGTGTTCCGGGAACTGCCAAGCCTCTGCCATCCTCATCAAACCAGCTTCTTACTGCTag
- the LOC112543688 gene encoding fibrinogen-like protein 1-like protein isoform X1: MGKGRLAAWIPRLLLLASLLALPAPGLALEIHNGNIFKGPTHRLRNHPRALMAGRLAMGAKEPSHHPALPVPAPAHEGEGNPRQRRDSDLQLPEGYAFPRDCSEITWNRVSGVFIIQPAGLHQIVVSCDLNSTSEGWTVLQRNRHNTQLTWSESWSTYKYGFGDVHSDYWLGMEYIYQITKQKVYQVRFIIHDSSGTMKYADYNLFSLEDESKGYRLRLGSYSGTAGDAMTSNSASSVHDNMKFTTKDLDQDTYSGNCASSYGGGWWYSACYSARLNVKGSITWGSLCSGNCQASAILIKPASYC, from the exons ATGGGTAAGGGCCGCCTCG CTGCCTGGATCCCTCGTCTCCTGCTCCTCGCCAGCCTCttggccctgccagccccggggCTGGCCCTGGAAATACACAACGGGAACATCTTCAAGGGACCCACCCACAGACTCAGGAACCACCCAAGGGCCCTGATGGCAG GGAGACTGGCAATGGGCGCTAAGGAGCCCTCCCATCACCCAGCTCTCCCCGTTCCTGCCCCTGCACACGAGGGCGAAGGAAACCCACGGCAGCGCAGAGACAGTGACCTGCAGCTACCGGAAGGCTACG CCTTTCCCAGGGACTGCAGCGAGATTACCTGGAACAGGGTCAGTGGTGTCTTCATTATCCAGCCCGCCGGACTCCACCAGATCGTTGTTTCCTGTGACTTGAACAGCACCAGTGAAGGCTGGACAGTCCTCCAGAGAAACCGGCACAACACACAGCTCACCTGGTCCGAATCGTGGAGCACCTACAAATATGGCTTTGGCGACGTGCACAGTGACTACTGGCTGGGGATGGAGTACATCTATCAGATCACCAAGCAGAAAGTCTACCAGGTCAGGTTCATCATCCACGATTCCTCTGGCACCATGAAATACGCAGACTACAACCTCTTCAGTCTGGAAGATGAGTCCAAAGGCTACCGGCTGCGTCTGGGCTCCTACTCGGGGACTGCAGGGGACGCCATGACTTCAAACAGTGCTAGTTCTGTGCATGACAACATGAAGTTCACCACGAAGGACCTGGATCAGGACACTTACAGCGGGAACTGTGCGTCTAGCTATGGCGGGGGTTGGTGGTACTCGGCGTGTTATTCTGCTCGACTGAATGTCAAAGGGAGCATCACTTGGGGCAGTTTGTGTTCCGGGAACTGCCAAGCCTCTGCCATCCTCATCAAACCAGCTTCTTACTGCTag
- the LOC112543688 gene encoding fibrinogen-like protein 1-like protein isoform X3 gives MGKGRLAAWIPRLLLLASLLALPAPGLALEIHNGNIFKGPTHRLRNHPRALMAALPVPAPAHEGEGNPRQRRDSDLQLPEGYAFPRDCSEITWNRVSGVFIIQPAGLHQIVVSCDLNSTSEGWTVLQRNRHNTQLTWSESWSTYKYGFGDVHSDYWLGMEYIYQITKQKVYQVRFIIHDSSGTMKYADYNLFSLEDESKGYRLRLGSYSGTAGDAMTSNSASSVHDNMKFTTKDLDQDTYSGNCASSYGGGWWYSACYSARLNVKGSITWGSLCSGNCQASAILIKPASYC, from the exons ATGGGTAAGGGCCGCCTCG CTGCCTGGATCCCTCGTCTCCTGCTCCTCGCCAGCCTCttggccctgccagccccggggCTGGCCCTGGAAATACACAACGGGAACATCTTCAAGGGACCCACCCACAGACTCAGGAACCACCCAAGGGCCCTGATGGCAG CTCTCCCCGTTCCTGCCCCTGCACACGAGGGCGAAGGAAACCCACGGCAGCGCAGAGACAGTGACCTGCAGCTACCGGAAGGCTACG CCTTTCCCAGGGACTGCAGCGAGATTACCTGGAACAGGGTCAGTGGTGTCTTCATTATCCAGCCCGCCGGACTCCACCAGATCGTTGTTTCCTGTGACTTGAACAGCACCAGTGAAGGCTGGACAGTCCTCCAGAGAAACCGGCACAACACACAGCTCACCTGGTCCGAATCGTGGAGCACCTACAAATATGGCTTTGGCGACGTGCACAGTGACTACTGGCTGGGGATGGAGTACATCTATCAGATCACCAAGCAGAAAGTCTACCAGGTCAGGTTCATCATCCACGATTCCTCTGGCACCATGAAATACGCAGACTACAACCTCTTCAGTCTGGAAGATGAGTCCAAAGGCTACCGGCTGCGTCTGGGCTCCTACTCGGGGACTGCAGGGGACGCCATGACTTCAAACAGTGCTAGTTCTGTGCATGACAACATGAAGTTCACCACGAAGGACCTGGATCAGGACACTTACAGCGGGAACTGTGCGTCTAGCTATGGCGGGGGTTGGTGGTACTCGGCGTGTTATTCTGCTCGACTGAATGTCAAAGGGAGCATCACTTGGGGCAGTTTGTGTTCCGGGAACTGCCAAGCCTCTGCCATCCTCATCAAACCAGCTTCTTACTGCTag